Within Streptomyces sp. NBC_00704, the genomic segment CGCCGCCGTGCTTCGTCGTCGCCGCGCTACGCGGCTACCACCCTTTGTCGAACATGCGGGCCACTTCCGCGATGCGCATCTCGTCGCGCCGGTAGTAGGTGCGGCGCCTGATGCGCTTGGCGCGCAGCACGCCGAGGTGCGCGAGCAGCACGAGATGGGTGTCCGCCACCTGCCGGCGCACGCCGAGCTTCGTCGC encodes:
- a CDS encoding ArsR family transcriptional regulator, whose protein sequence is MLRTPVSERRLDILEWLKEPSRHFPPQRRGDPVEDGVPADVIATKLGVRRQVADTHLVLLAHLGVLRAKRIRRRTYYRRDEMRIAEVARMFDKGW